In Brassica rapa cultivar Chiifu-401-42 chromosome A06, CAAS_Brap_v3.01, whole genome shotgun sequence, a single window of DNA contains:
- the LOC103827815 gene encoding ras-related protein RABF2a gives MATAGNKNINAKLVLLGDVGAGKSSLVLRFVKDQFVEFQESTIGAAFFSQTLAVNDATVKFEIWDTAGQERYHSLAPMYYRGAAAAIIVFDITNQGSFERAKKWVQELQAQGNPNMVMALAGNKADLLDARKVSPEEAETYALENSLFFMETSAKTATNVKDIFYEIAKRLPRVQPTENPAGMVLPSGPAATAVSSSCCA, from the exons ATGGCCACCGCTGGAAACAAGAACATCAACGCCAAACTG GTATTGCTTGGGGATGTTGGAGCTGGAAAATCAAGTCTTGTGCTTCGGTTCGTCAAAGATCAGTTTGTTGAGTTCCAG GAATCAACGATAGGTGCAGCTTTCTTCTCTCAAACATTGGCTGTGAATGATGCAACTGTCAAGTTTGAGATTTGGGATACAGCTGGTCAGGAACGTTACCATAGCTTGGCTCCTATGTACTACAGGGGTGCTGCTGCTGCCATTATTGTCTTTGACATTACTAATCAA GGCTCATTTGAGAGGGCCAAGAAATGGGTTCAGGAACTGCAGGCTCAAG GTAATCCTAATATGGTGATGGCTCTTGCTGGTAACAAAGCTGATTTATTAGATGCAAGGAAAGTGTCTCCAGAG GAGGCAGAGACATATGCTCTAGAGAACAGCCTTTTCTTCATGGAAACTTCAGCCAAGACTGCAACAAATGTCAAAGACATATTCTATGAAATCG caAAAAGGCTACCACGTGTACAGCCAACAGAAAACCCAGCAGGAATGGTTCTCCCCAGTGGGCCAGCAGCTACTGCAGTGAGTTCATCATGTTGTGCTTAA
- the LOC103827817 gene encoding transcription termination factor MTEF18, mitochondrial isoform X1 → MSQVAMMRFRAQFHIGVALSSIAHRTHVSKSKLSTVRCFQSGRFVCGGDESSLRHWSQSPTRVFGNRVSRAMKNEAQKALFDYLHHTRTLSFVDAEHISHNSPRFISSLLSKVDTRKEDISQSLTKFLRYNPINEFEPFFESLGLRPSEISRFLQRDLVLLSDDSVLFENFHVLCNYGIPRSKIGCVYKEAREIFGYENGVLLSKLEAYERLGLGKPIVIKLVTYCPSLLVGGIDSEFVAVVGKLKGLDMACDWLGKYLSDRKTYNWGSVLETLELLEKMGFKEEKLSGLLKTYPDLVGETSGKKAYVMFDKLLKVGLQMNEIDKLVRDHPEMLLEKSAKSILAALKYMMRIRMEKEFIVSILQQHMKLICSSSLLGPKAVCSKLKIGREELHRIIKEEPLKLFSLASKTTNRRIELDSLDFRNAEKRAFLLKIGYVENSDEMVSALKKFQGRGDELQERFDCLVKAGLDYNVVTKVVKRAPHILSRPKDVIEKKINLLKDYLGYPVESLVESPTYLCYSIERINQRFSMYIWLRERDAVVPRLTLGTIVGISNTRFLSYFVNSHPEGPATWESIKKSST, encoded by the exons ATG TCTCAGGTTGCAATGATGCGTTTCAGAGCTCAGTTTCACATCGGCGTTGCTCTCTCCTCCATTGCTCATCGAACCCATGTTTCAAAATCCAAACTTTCTACCGTTAGATGTTTCCAAAGTGGTAGATTTGTCTGCGGGGGTGATGAGTCTTCTTTAAGACACTGGTCTCAGTCACCCACACGCGTTTTCGGGAACCGTGTTTCGCGAGCTATGAAGAACGAAGCTCAAAAGGCTCTCTTTGATTACTTGCATCACACTAGAACTCTCAGCTTTGTTGATGCAGAGCATATAAGTCACAACTCCCCTCGGTTCATCTCCTCTTTGTTGTCCAAGGTCGATACTAGGAAAGAGGATATATCTCAGTCTTTGACTAAGTTTCTTAGGTACAATCCCATCAACGAGTTTGAACCCTTTTTCGAGAGTCTTGGTCTGCGTCCTTCTGAGATCTCTCGGTTTCTCCAACGGGACCTTGTGCTTTTGAGTGATGACAGTGTCCTCTTTGAGAATTTCCATGTTCTTTGCAACTATGGGATTCCTCGTAGCAAGATTGGTTGTGTGTATAAAGAAGCTAGAGAGATTTTCGGATACGAGAATGGGGTTTTGTTGTCGAAACTTGAAGCTTATGAGAGATTGGGTCTTGGGAAGCCTATAGTCATTAAGCTTGTAACTTATTGCCCGTCGCTTCTGGTCGGTGGTATTGATAGTGAGTTTGTTGCTGTGGTTGGTAAGTTAAAGGGTTTAGACATGGCATGTGATTGGCTTGGGAAGTATTTGTCTGATAGAAAAACATATAACTGGGGGAGTGTTCTTGAGACGCTGGAGCTTCTTGAGAAGATGGGGTTCAAAGAGGAGAAGCTGAGTGGTCTTTTGAAAACATATCCAGATTTGGTGGGTGAAACTTCTGGGAAGAAAGCTTATGTTATGTTTGATAAGCTGCTTAAAGTGGGACTTCAGATGAATGAAATCGATAAGTTAGTGAGAGACCACCCAGAGATGTTGCTGGAGAAGTCTGCAAAAAGCATTTTGGCGGCTTTGAAGTACATGATGCGTATCAGAATGGAAAAGGAGTTTATCGTTAGTATTTTACAGCAACACATGAAGCTTATCTGTTCATCTTCTCTGCTAGGACCAAAGGCTGTTTGCAGTAAACTGAAGATCGGAAGAGAAGAGTTACATCGGATCATTAAGGAAGAGCCTTTGAAACTGTTCAGTTTAGCTTCTAAAACAACAAACAGAAGGATCGAACTTGATTCTTTAGATTTTAGGAACGCTGAGAAGAGAGCCTTCTTGTTGAAGATAGGATATGTAGAGAACTCCGATGAGATGGTGAGTGCCCTGAAGAAGTTCCAAGGGAGGGGAGATGAGCtacaagagagatttgattgcCTTGTGAAAGCTGGTTTGGATTATAATGTGGTTACAAAGGTTGTTAAGAGGGCTCCTCATATACTCAGCAGACCTAAAGATGTCATTGAGAAGAAGATCAACCTTCTAAAAGATTATTTAGGTTATCCAGTGGAATCTCTTGTAGAGTCACCTACGTATTTGTGTTATAGTATAGAGAGAATAAATCAGAGATTCTCAATGTATATTTGGCTGAGGGAACGAGATGCAGTGGTGCCGAGGCTGACACTAGGCACCATTGTGGGTATTTCTAATACAAGGTTTTTGTCATACTTTGTTAATTCCCACCCTGAAGGTCCAGCTACTTGGGAAAGTATAAAGAAATCATCTACCTGA
- the LOC103827817 gene encoding transcription termination factor MTEF18, mitochondrial isoform X2 produces MVAMMRFRAQFHIGVALSSIAHRTHVSKSKLSTVRCFQSGRFVCGGDESSLRHWSQSPTRVFGNRVSRAMKNEAQKALFDYLHHTRTLSFVDAEHISHNSPRFISSLLSKVDTRKEDISQSLTKFLRYNPINEFEPFFESLGLRPSEISRFLQRDLVLLSDDSVLFENFHVLCNYGIPRSKIGCVYKEAREIFGYENGVLLSKLEAYERLGLGKPIVIKLVTYCPSLLVGGIDSEFVAVVGKLKGLDMACDWLGKYLSDRKTYNWGSVLETLELLEKMGFKEEKLSGLLKTYPDLVGETSGKKAYVMFDKLLKVGLQMNEIDKLVRDHPEMLLEKSAKSILAALKYMMRIRMEKEFIVSILQQHMKLICSSSLLGPKAVCSKLKIGREELHRIIKEEPLKLFSLASKTTNRRIELDSLDFRNAEKRAFLLKIGYVENSDEMVSALKKFQGRGDELQERFDCLVKAGLDYNVVTKVVKRAPHILSRPKDVIEKKINLLKDYLGYPVESLVESPTYLCYSIERINQRFSMYIWLRERDAVVPRLTLGTIVGISNTRFLSYFVNSHPEGPATWESIKKSST; encoded by the exons ATG GTTGCAATGATGCGTTTCAGAGCTCAGTTTCACATCGGCGTTGCTCTCTCCTCCATTGCTCATCGAACCCATGTTTCAAAATCCAAACTTTCTACCGTTAGATGTTTCCAAAGTGGTAGATTTGTCTGCGGGGGTGATGAGTCTTCTTTAAGACACTGGTCTCAGTCACCCACACGCGTTTTCGGGAACCGTGTTTCGCGAGCTATGAAGAACGAAGCTCAAAAGGCTCTCTTTGATTACTTGCATCACACTAGAACTCTCAGCTTTGTTGATGCAGAGCATATAAGTCACAACTCCCCTCGGTTCATCTCCTCTTTGTTGTCCAAGGTCGATACTAGGAAAGAGGATATATCTCAGTCTTTGACTAAGTTTCTTAGGTACAATCCCATCAACGAGTTTGAACCCTTTTTCGAGAGTCTTGGTCTGCGTCCTTCTGAGATCTCTCGGTTTCTCCAACGGGACCTTGTGCTTTTGAGTGATGACAGTGTCCTCTTTGAGAATTTCCATGTTCTTTGCAACTATGGGATTCCTCGTAGCAAGATTGGTTGTGTGTATAAAGAAGCTAGAGAGATTTTCGGATACGAGAATGGGGTTTTGTTGTCGAAACTTGAAGCTTATGAGAGATTGGGTCTTGGGAAGCCTATAGTCATTAAGCTTGTAACTTATTGCCCGTCGCTTCTGGTCGGTGGTATTGATAGTGAGTTTGTTGCTGTGGTTGGTAAGTTAAAGGGTTTAGACATGGCATGTGATTGGCTTGGGAAGTATTTGTCTGATAGAAAAACATATAACTGGGGGAGTGTTCTTGAGACGCTGGAGCTTCTTGAGAAGATGGGGTTCAAAGAGGAGAAGCTGAGTGGTCTTTTGAAAACATATCCAGATTTGGTGGGTGAAACTTCTGGGAAGAAAGCTTATGTTATGTTTGATAAGCTGCTTAAAGTGGGACTTCAGATGAATGAAATCGATAAGTTAGTGAGAGACCACCCAGAGATGTTGCTGGAGAAGTCTGCAAAAAGCATTTTGGCGGCTTTGAAGTACATGATGCGTATCAGAATGGAAAAGGAGTTTATCGTTAGTATTTTACAGCAACACATGAAGCTTATCTGTTCATCTTCTCTGCTAGGACCAAAGGCTGTTTGCAGTAAACTGAAGATCGGAAGAGAAGAGTTACATCGGATCATTAAGGAAGAGCCTTTGAAACTGTTCAGTTTAGCTTCTAAAACAACAAACAGAAGGATCGAACTTGATTCTTTAGATTTTAGGAACGCTGAGAAGAGAGCCTTCTTGTTGAAGATAGGATATGTAGAGAACTCCGATGAGATGGTGAGTGCCCTGAAGAAGTTCCAAGGGAGGGGAGATGAGCtacaagagagatttgattgcCTTGTGAAAGCTGGTTTGGATTATAATGTGGTTACAAAGGTTGTTAAGAGGGCTCCTCATATACTCAGCAGACCTAAAGATGTCATTGAGAAGAAGATCAACCTTCTAAAAGATTATTTAGGTTATCCAGTGGAATCTCTTGTAGAGTCACCTACGTATTTGTGTTATAGTATAGAGAGAATAAATCAGAGATTCTCAATGTATATTTGGCTGAGGGAACGAGATGCAGTGGTGCCGAGGCTGACACTAGGCACCATTGTGGGTATTTCTAATACAAGGTTTTTGTCATACTTTGTTAATTCCCACCCTGAAGGTCCAGCTACTTGGGAAAGTATAAAGAAATCATCTACCTGA
- the LOC103827816 gene encoding regulatory protein NPR3 isoform X2, whose product MSLLGLTISHQAQLLTSKLCILSARSKFFQELFKKDKKSCKIEKPKYHLKEVLPYGAVGHEAFVYFLSYIYTGRLKPFPLEVSTCVDSVCAHDSCRPAIDFVVELMYAASILQVPELVSSFLRRLCNFVEKSLVENVLPILLVAFNCKLTQLLDQCIERVARSDLYRFCIEKEVPLEVAEKIKQIRLKSPQEEEENSPKVSDKILKALDSDDVELVKLLLTESDITLDEANGLHYSVVYSDPKVVAEILTLDMGDVNHRNSRGYTVLHLAAMRKEPSIIISLLKRGANASGFTCDGRSAVNICRRLTTPKDYHTKTAAKGREASKARLCIDLLEREVRRNPMVVDSPMCSLSMPEDLQMRLLYLEKRVGLAQLFFPTEAKVAMDIANVEGTSEFTGLPPPSNGLTGNLSQVDLNETPHMQTKRLLTRMEALMKTVETGRRYFPYGSGVLDKYMEEYIDDDILDDLQIEKGSPQERRLKRMRYRELKDDVQKAYSKDKESKIARSCLSASSSPSSSSSLRDGLKNST is encoded by the exons ATGTCTCTGTTGGGTCTAACCATTTCTCACCAAGCTCAGCTTCTAACCTCGAAGTT ATGCATTTTATCTGCAAGAAGCAAGTTCTTCCAGGAGCTGTTCAAGAAAGATAAGAAAAGTTGCAAGATTGAGAAACCAAAGTACCATTTGAAAGAGGTGTTGCCTTATGGAGCTGTTGGGCATGAAGCTTTTGTTTATTTCCTTAGTTATATCTACACTGGGAGGTTAAAGCCATTCCCTTTGGAGGTTTCCACTTGTGTTGATTCTGTTTGTGCTCATGATTCTTGTCGACCTGCTATTGATTTCGTCGTTGAGTTGATGTATGCTGCATCTATTCTCCAAGTGCCTGAGCTTGTTTCGTCTTTTCTG CGGCGGCTTTGTAACTTTGTGGAGAAGTCACTTGTTGAGAATGTTCTTCCCATTCTTTTGGTAGCTTTCAACTGTAAGCTGACTCAGCTTCTTGATCAATGTATTGAGAGAGTGGCTAGGTCAGATCTCTACAGGTTCTGTATTGAAAAGGAGGTTCCTCTAGAAGTAGCAGAGAAGATCAAACAGATTCGTCTCAAGTctccacaagaagaagaagaaaacagtcCCAAGGTTTCGGATAAAATCCTCAAGGCGTTGGATTCAGATGACGTTGAGCTTGTGAAGTTGCTTTTGACTGAGTCAGATATCACTCTAGATGAAGCCAATGGTCTTCATTACTCAGTGGTGTATAGTGATCCCAAAGTTGTTGCCGAGATTCTTACTCTTGATATGGGTGATGTCAACCACAGAAACTCACGTGGCTACACGGTTCTTCATCTCGCAGCCATGCGCAAAGAGCCGTCCATCATCATATCTCTTCTCAAGAGAGGTGCCAATGCGTCTGGCTTCACGTGTGATGGACGCAGTGCGGTTAATATATGTAGAAGATTGACAACTCCAAAGGATTATCATACGAAAACAGCTGCGAAAGGGAGGGAAGCTAGTAAAGCACGGTTATGTATAGATCTCTTGGAAAGAGAAGTAAGGAGGAACCCTATGGTTGTTGATTCACCAATGTGTTCCCTTTCTATGCCTGAAGATCTCCAAATGAGACTGTTATACTTAGAAAAGAGAG TGGGGCTTGCTCAGTTGTTCTTTCCAACAGAAGCTAAAGTGGCTATGGACATTGCTAATGTAGAAGGTACAAGCGAGTTCACTGGTCTTCCACCACCTTCAAATGGGTTAACTGGAAACTTGAGTCAGGTTGATTTAAATGAAACTCCTCATATGCAAACCAAAAGACTTCTTACTCGTATGGAGGCTCTAATGAAAACAG TTGAGACCGGTCGTAGGTACTTTCCATATGGATCTGGAGTTCTAGATAAGTACATGGAGGAGTACATAGACGACGACATTCTAGATGATCTACAGATTGAGAAGGGATCTCCACAGGAGAGAAGATTGAAAAGAATGAGATATAGAGAGCTTAAGGATGATGTCCAAAAGGCGTATAGCAAAGACAAAGAGTCTAAGATTGCACGgtcttgtctttctgcctcttcctcgccttcttcttcgtcttctttaaGAGATGGACTGAAGAACTCAACATGA
- the LOC103827816 gene encoding regulatory protein NPR3 isoform X1 has translation MATLTEPSSSLSFTSSHFSNVSVGSNHFSPSSASNLEVVSLSKLSSNLEQLLSSNPDCDYTDAEIIVDGVPVGVHRCILSARSKFFQELFKKDKKSCKIEKPKYHLKEVLPYGAVGHEAFVYFLSYIYTGRLKPFPLEVSTCVDSVCAHDSCRPAIDFVVELMYAASILQVPELVSSFLRRLCNFVEKSLVENVLPILLVAFNCKLTQLLDQCIERVARSDLYRFCIEKEVPLEVAEKIKQIRLKSPQEEEENSPKVSDKILKALDSDDVELVKLLLTESDITLDEANGLHYSVVYSDPKVVAEILTLDMGDVNHRNSRGYTVLHLAAMRKEPSIIISLLKRGANASGFTCDGRSAVNICRRLTTPKDYHTKTAAKGREASKARLCIDLLEREVRRNPMVVDSPMCSLSMPEDLQMRLLYLEKRVGLAQLFFPTEAKVAMDIANVEGTSEFTGLPPPSNGLTGNLSQVDLNETPHMQTKRLLTRMEALMKTVETGRRYFPYGSGVLDKYMEEYIDDDILDDLQIEKGSPQERRLKRMRYRELKDDVQKAYSKDKESKIARSCLSASSSPSSSSSLRDGLKNST, from the exons atggctaCTTTAACTGAGCCATCATCATCCTTAAGCTTCACGTCTTCTCATTTCTCTAATGTCTCTGTTGGGTCTAACCATTTCTCACCAAGCTCAGCTTCTAACCTCGAAGTTGTTAGTCTAAGCAAACTCAGCTCCAATCTTGAGCAGCTTTTAAGTAGTAACCCTGATTGTGATTACACAGATGCAGAGATCATTGTTGATGGTGTCCCTGTTGGTGTTCACAGATGCATTTTATCTGCAAGAAGCAAGTTCTTCCAGGAGCTGTTCAAGAAAGATAAGAAAAGTTGCAAGATTGAGAAACCAAAGTACCATTTGAAAGAGGTGTTGCCTTATGGAGCTGTTGGGCATGAAGCTTTTGTTTATTTCCTTAGTTATATCTACACTGGGAGGTTAAAGCCATTCCCTTTGGAGGTTTCCACTTGTGTTGATTCTGTTTGTGCTCATGATTCTTGTCGACCTGCTATTGATTTCGTCGTTGAGTTGATGTATGCTGCATCTATTCTCCAAGTGCCTGAGCTTGTTTCGTCTTTTCTG CGGCGGCTTTGTAACTTTGTGGAGAAGTCACTTGTTGAGAATGTTCTTCCCATTCTTTTGGTAGCTTTCAACTGTAAGCTGACTCAGCTTCTTGATCAATGTATTGAGAGAGTGGCTAGGTCAGATCTCTACAGGTTCTGTATTGAAAAGGAGGTTCCTCTAGAAGTAGCAGAGAAGATCAAACAGATTCGTCTCAAGTctccacaagaagaagaagaaaacagtcCCAAGGTTTCGGATAAAATCCTCAAGGCGTTGGATTCAGATGACGTTGAGCTTGTGAAGTTGCTTTTGACTGAGTCAGATATCACTCTAGATGAAGCCAATGGTCTTCATTACTCAGTGGTGTATAGTGATCCCAAAGTTGTTGCCGAGATTCTTACTCTTGATATGGGTGATGTCAACCACAGAAACTCACGTGGCTACACGGTTCTTCATCTCGCAGCCATGCGCAAAGAGCCGTCCATCATCATATCTCTTCTCAAGAGAGGTGCCAATGCGTCTGGCTTCACGTGTGATGGACGCAGTGCGGTTAATATATGTAGAAGATTGACAACTCCAAAGGATTATCATACGAAAACAGCTGCGAAAGGGAGGGAAGCTAGTAAAGCACGGTTATGTATAGATCTCTTGGAAAGAGAAGTAAGGAGGAACCCTATGGTTGTTGATTCACCAATGTGTTCCCTTTCTATGCCTGAAGATCTCCAAATGAGACTGTTATACTTAGAAAAGAGAG TGGGGCTTGCTCAGTTGTTCTTTCCAACAGAAGCTAAAGTGGCTATGGACATTGCTAATGTAGAAGGTACAAGCGAGTTCACTGGTCTTCCACCACCTTCAAATGGGTTAACTGGAAACTTGAGTCAGGTTGATTTAAATGAAACTCCTCATATGCAAACCAAAAGACTTCTTACTCGTATGGAGGCTCTAATGAAAACAG TTGAGACCGGTCGTAGGTACTTTCCATATGGATCTGGAGTTCTAGATAAGTACATGGAGGAGTACATAGACGACGACATTCTAGATGATCTACAGATTGAGAAGGGATCTCCACAGGAGAGAAGATTGAAAAGAATGAGATATAGAGAGCTTAAGGATGATGTCCAAAAGGCGTATAGCAAAGACAAAGAGTCTAAGATTGCACGgtcttgtctttctgcctcttcctcgccttcttcttcgtcttctttaaGAGATGGACTGAAGAACTCAACATGA